A stretch of Nitrospirota bacterium DNA encodes these proteins:
- the rpsU gene encoding 30S ribosomal protein S21, translating into MEVKVYNNEVARALKYLSKKMVKEGVMKEIKKRKFYEKPSVKKKRKQKEAIKKRLKAERMDFHD; encoded by the coding sequence TTGGAAGTTAAAGTTTATAATAATGAAGTGGCCCGGGCTTTGAAATATTTGTCAAAAAAAATGGTCAAAGAAGGGGTTATGAAAGAGATCAAAAAAAGAAAATTTTACGAAAAACCAAGTGTTAAAAAAAAGAGAAAACAAAAGGAAGCAATTAAAAAAAGATTAAAAGCTGAAAGAATGGATTTTCATGATTAG
- a CDS encoding ATP-dependent Clp protease adaptor ClpS — MTSADRKIEPVRPYKVILLDDHVTTFDFVIRILISVFQKDHPTAVVLTMEVHRSGSSHVATLPREMAELRQMQVHDAARKEGFPFRCVIEPA, encoded by the coding sequence ATGACTTCGGCGGATCGCAAGATCGAACCGGTTCGACCTTATAAAGTCATCTTATTAGACGATCACGTAACGACTTTTGATTTTGTCATTCGAATCTTGATCTCGGTATTTCAAAAAGATCACCCCACTGCCGTTGTACTCACAATGGAAGTGCATCGGTCGGGTTCCAGTCATGTCGCAACCCTACCGCGAGAAATGGCGGAATTACGACAAATGCAGGTCCATGATGCTGCCCGTAAGGAAGGATTTCCCTTTCGGTGTGTCATTGAGCCCGCCTGA
- a CDS encoding tetratricopeptide repeat protein yields the protein MFKFTLGTTFFLSILFYSLFQSRADDQNVAASSAFNDIGISRSQKGDLDKAINSFTRAISLNPRNAEAYNNRGIALMKKKDFNGAVSDFSRAIEIDPKIDQFFFNRANARKWNKQFDQALSDYNQVIALNPKNDHAFNNLGNTKRMKGDLPGALTAFNRAIELNPRNIDAFYNRAHIRKELGDLPGSKADIEKVRELKETFNFKDRTRVNLDK from the coding sequence ATGTTTAAATTCACACTGGGAACTACATTCTTTCTGTCCATTCTCTTTTATTCGCTGTTTCAGTCCCGGGCAGACGATCAGAATGTGGCAGCATCATCGGCATTTAACGATATTGGAATTTCGCGAAGCCAGAAAGGCGATCTGGATAAAGCGATTAACAGTTTTACGAGAGCCATCAGCCTCAACCCCAGAAACGCAGAGGCTTATAATAACCGGGGAATTGCTCTCATGAAAAAGAAAGATTTCAATGGCGCCGTCTCGGACTTTAGCCGGGCCATTGAAATCGATCCTAAAATTGACCAGTTCTTCTTCAATCGGGCCAATGCCCGAAAATGGAACAAGCAATTTGATCAGGCACTCTCGGATTACAATCAAGTCATTGCACTTAATCCAAAAAATGACCACGCTTTCAATAACCTGGGAAACACCAAAAGAATGAAGGGGGATCTCCCAGGCGCCCTGACCGCTTTCAACAGGGCAATCGAACTGAATCCCCGCAATATCGATGCTTTTTATAACCGGGCGCATATTCGTAAGGAATTGGGAGATCTCCCGGGATCCAAAGCTGATATTGAAAAAGTCCGGGAACTTAAAGAGACATTCAATTTCAAAGACCGGACCCGTGTCAATCTCGACAAATAA
- a CDS encoding MFS transporter, which yields MKELFVSTFKSLRHRNFRLFFLGQVVSLTGTWVQNIAQSWLVYQLTGSPLLLGLTGFMGQIPVFLFGLFGGVVADHFNRHRIILITQSLAMIQAFLLAGLVISGRIQVWEIFILAFFLGTVSAFDLPARQSFFIEMVGKEDLANAIALNSSAVNGARLMGPVIAGLLVGLTGEGTCFFINGLSFLAVIGGLLRMRVSSYTPEKMSLSIFNYLKEGIVYGIQTSQVRRTLLFLSLLSLVALPYSVLMPIFSKTILHGGAGTFGFLMGGAGFGALLGTLTLARTGSKDFERTIFFVSMGTGFSFIVFSFSDMILFSFLILIILGYCLMSQLTLTNTLLQSVVPDKLRGRLMSFYGFVLLGIAPFGSLMAGFFAEKIGASLTMFLSGILVLLGALFYYRKGNSSQFMKPALTLPPENN from the coding sequence ATGAAAGAATTATTTGTCTCGACGTTTAAATCTCTGCGCCACCGAAATTTCCGCCTATTCTTTCTGGGTCAGGTCGTCTCGCTGACCGGAACCTGGGTTCAAAATATTGCCCAAAGCTGGTTGGTTTATCAGTTAACCGGCTCACCGCTTTTACTTGGTTTAACCGGATTTATGGGGCAAATTCCCGTTTTCTTATTTGGCCTATTCGGGGGTGTCGTGGCCGACCATTTTAATCGCCACAGGATTATCCTGATCACCCAGTCTCTGGCGATGATTCAGGCGTTTCTCCTGGCGGGACTTGTGATCAGCGGCAGGATTCAAGTCTGGGAGATTTTCATTTTGGCTTTTTTTCTCGGAACTGTCAGTGCGTTTGATCTGCCGGCAAGGCAGTCCTTTTTTATTGAAATGGTGGGAAAAGAGGATCTGGCCAATGCGATCGCTCTGAATTCATCTGCCGTGAACGGAGCGCGGTTGATGGGACCGGTTATTGCCGGACTACTGGTCGGTTTGACAGGAGAGGGAACCTGTTTCTTTATTAACGGCCTGAGTTTCCTGGCCGTCATCGGTGGACTCCTGCGAATGAGAGTCTCTTCCTACACGCCCGAAAAAATGAGCCTTTCGATATTCAATTATCTGAAAGAGGGCATTGTCTATGGCATTCAAACCAGCCAGGTACGAAGGACGCTTCTCTTTCTTTCACTTCTGAGTCTGGTTGCTCTGCCTTATTCAGTCCTGATGCCAATCTTCTCTAAAACCATTTTGCATGGAGGCGCCGGAACATTTGGATTTCTTATGGGAGGCGCCGGATTCGGGGCTTTGTTGGGAACATTAACGCTTGCTCGCACCGGTTCAAAGGATTTTGAAAGAACTATTTTCTTCGTGTCGATGGGGACAGGGTTTTCTTTTATTGTATTTTCCTTTTCAGATATGATTCTGTTTTCATTTTTAATTCTAATTATTCTGGGATATTGTTTGATGTCACAGTTGACTTTAACGAACACGTTGTTGCAATCGGTCGTTCCGGACAAGCTCCGGGGCAGACTGATGAGTTTCTATGGATTTGTTTTATTGGGGATCGCCCCCTTCGGGAGCCTGATGGCAGGTTTTTTTGCCGAAAAGATTGGAGCATCTTTGACCATGTTTCTTTCAGGCATTTTGGTCTTGTTAGGGGCTCTTTTTTACTATCGAAAAGGAAATTCTTCTCAATTTATGAAACCGGCACTGACGCTTCCTCCTGAAAATAATTGA